The Sinomonas sp. P10A9 genome contains the following window.
GGCAGGGGAGCCGGCTCCGGCCGCGACCTCAACGGCAGCGTTCGTACGGGCATCAGGTGTTGCGTCACCTCCCGTTTCGGCAGCGGCATCGAGATCGGCGTCACGGTCGGTAGCCCGGCTGTGCTCCTGGACGACGGGGATCTGTGCAGTGGCGGCGAGTCCCAGAAGGCCGTCCCCCGGGTCAGATACCTCCGAGAACAGGGCATCCCAGCGGTGGCGGGCCTCCTGCCGCCGCCTAAGAGAGTCCCGCCTGGACCAGACCATGGGGCCCACGCTGTCAGACGCGGCGCGGATCCGCACCGTATGCGGGACCCATGTGGAAGGACACGCGCAACCGGCGCCTGTGGAGGAGAAGCGAGCTCAGTCCAGCGCGTCCACGGGCAGTGGCACGGCGAGCGGGTGGGGCCGCGGATCCGCTCCCGGCGAGATCACGACGGCGAGCACGCCGAGCCCCGTATGGGCGGCGAGGACCGCCGGGAGAGGCGAGAGCGCGACGTCGGCCGCGGGCACCCCGAGATCCGACGCGAGCGAGGCCGCAAAAGCCTCGGCCTCGCCTCGGTTGCCGAAGTAGTGGACCGCAATCGATGGGTCCAGGGCCGCCGACGCGCGGGCCACTGCGAGCTCCCGGAGACGCGGAACAGCCTTGGCCGCAGTGCGGATCCGCTCGAGCGGCACGATGAGGCCATCACGGATGGTCAGGATGAGCTTGATGGCAAGGACTGTCCCCACGAGGGAGGCCGCTGCGCCGATGCGCCCGCCGCGTCGGAGCTGCTCGAGGCTCGGAACGTAGAACAGCACCTCTGACCCGGCGAGCCGTTCCTCGCCGGCGCGGCGCACCTCGGCGAGGCCCGCGCCCCGCGCCGCGGCGCGCACGGCGGCGCGCACGGCGAAACCGAGCGCCATGCCGGCCGTCTGGGAGTCCACGACCTCGACAGGGATGCCCACGCGCCCTGCGGCGAGGCGTGCGGCGTCAACCGTCCCGGAGAGCTTTCCGGACAGGTGCAGGGAGGCGATGCCCTCGAAGCCGGCTTCCTCGAACCCGCGGTAGACCCGTTCGAATTGGCCTGGGGAGGGCCTCGACGTGCGGACCTGTGCGCCGGCGGCCAACGCCAGGCTCAGGGCGGTTCCGACGTCCTCACCCTCGGTGAAGATGTCCTGACCGACCATGACGGGCAGGACGACGTCCGCGAAGCATTCTGCGCGGACGAATTCGGCGGCCCAGGCGTCCGGGAGGCCAGCGGACGAGTCGGTCACGACGGCAATCCGCGGCAGCGGGGTGGACGGGGCCGCCGCTGGGGCAGGCCCCGGACGGAGCCTGCCCCAGCCGCGTCTCAGCCACGCGATCGCGGGCAGGTCCGTACTCTCAGCCACCCTGCATCACCGGGTCACGCCGGCACGATGTTGACCAGCTTCGGCGCCCGCACAATGACGGTCCGGATCCCGCGGCCGTCCAGGACCCGCTGGACGTTCGCCGAGGCGAGGGCCAGCTCGCGCAGCGCATCTTCAGAGATGTCCGGGGCGACCTCCAGGCGATCCCGCACCTTGCCCTGGATCTGCACGACGGCGGTCACGGTCTCCTCCACGAGGAGCGAGGGATCGTACTGCGGCCAAGCGGCGCCTGCGACCGAGGGCTCGTGACCCAGGGCGGCCCACAAGTCCTCCGCCGTGTACGGCGCGAAGAGGCTCAGGATGATTGCCACGGTCTCGACGGCCTCGCGCACCGCCGGGTCCGCACCGCCGGGTCCGCCGTCGATGGCCTTGCGGGTCGCATTGACCAGTTCCATCGTCTTGGCGACGACAACATTGAACTTGTGCGACTCAACGAGCTCGGCCGCCTCTGCGAGCGTCCGGTGCGTGACGGTACGCAGGGCGCGGTCGCCGGTCCCAGGGTCCGTTCCCGGGTCGCTCGTGACGTCCTGGCCCAGACGCCACGCGCGGGCCAGGAACTTCGCCGAGCCTGACGGCGAGACATCGGCCCAGTCGACGTCGTCCTCCGGCGGAGACGCGAAGACCATGGTGAGGCGCACGGCGTCGACCCCGAACCGGTCGAGCTGCTCCCCCAGGTCCACGCCGTTGCCGAGCGACTTGCTCATGGCCTTGCCGCCGTTGAGGACCTGGCCCTGGTTCATGAGCGCGGCGAACGGCTCGTCTGCGTCGACGAGGCCCATGTCCTTGAGCACCTTCATGAAGAACCGGCTGTAGAGCAGGTGCAGGATCGCGTGCTCGACACCGCCCACGTACTGCGCGACCGGCATCCAGCGCTTCGCGGCCTCGGGGTCGAACGGCCCCTCCGTGTAGTCCGGAGAGACGTACCGGAGGTAGTACCAGGACGAATCGACGAACGTGTCCATCGTGTCGGTGTCCCGTTTCGCGGGGCCGCCGCAGCGGGGGCACTCGACGTTGACCCAGTGCTCGGCCGCCGCGAGGGGCGAGGTGCCCTTGGGCGCGAGCTGCTCGCCGCGCAGGTCGTCGGGGAGCCGGACGGGCAGCTGCTCGTCCGGGACCGGCACCTCGCCGTCTACGGGGCAGTGGATGATCGGGATGGGAGCGCCCCAGAAGCGCTGTCGCGAGAGCAGCCAGTCGCGGAGCCGGTAGTTGACCGTGCCCTCGCCCGTGCCCGCCGACTCGACGGTCTCGATGGCCTTCGCGATGCCCTCGGCCTTGGACAGTCCGTCCAGCGCGCCGGAGTTGATGAGCGTGCCCTCGCCGCTCGTCGCGGTTCCGGACACAGCGGGGTCCTCCTCGCCCGTGTCGAGGACCGTGCGGACGGGCAGCCCGAAGGCCTTGGCGAAGTCGAGGTCGCGCTGGTCGTGCGCGGGCACGGCCATGATGGCGCCGGTGCCGTAGTCGGCCAGGACATAGTCCGCGGCCCACACCGGGAGCTTCTCGCCGCTGAGCGGGTTGACAGCGTAGCGGCCCAGGAAGACGCCGGTCTTCTCCCGGTCCGTGTTCTGGCGCTCGATCTCGCTCAGGGCCTTGACCCGGTCCTGGTACTCGGCCAGGGCCTGGGCCTGCTCAGGGGACACGAGTTCGCCGGCCAGGTCGGCATCCGCCGCGACCACGAAGAAGGTGGCTCCGTACAGCGTGTCCGGGCGGGTGGTGAAGACGGTGACCTCGCGCCGGGCCTGCCCTCCCTCTGCTTCGCTGGTTCCCTCGATCGCGAAGCGCACATGGGCGCCCTCAGAGCGACCGATCCAGTTGCGCTGCATGGCGAGCACGCGCTCGGGCCAGTGGCCCTCGAGCTCGGCCATGTCGTCCAGCAGCCGGTCCGCGTAGTCGGTGATCTTGAAGTACCACTGGTTGAGGGACTTCTTCGTCACGGGCGTGCCGCAGCGCTCGCAGGCACCGTTGACGACCTGCTCGTTGGCCAGCACGGTCTGGTCCTTGGGGCACCAGTTCACCGGGTGGTTCTTCCGGTACGCGAGGCCGCGCTCGTAGAAGCGCAGGAACAGCCACTGCGTCCACCGGTAGTACGCCGGGTCGGACGTGTGGAGGCGGCGGGACCAGTCCAGGCTCAGGCCGTACCGCTTGAACGAGGCCGCCTGCGTCTCGATGTTCGCGTACGTCCACTCGGACGGGTGGGCATTGCGCTTGATCGCTGCGTTCTCCGCCGGCAGGCCGAACGAATCCCAGCCGATCGGGTGGAGCACGTCGTAGCCCTTGAGCCGCAGGTACCGCGCGACGACGTCGCCCATCGCGAACGCCTCGGCGTGGCCCATGTGAAGGTCCCCGGAGGGATACGGGAACATGTCGAGCACGAACCGGCGCTCTCGGCTTCCGTCGTCCTTGGGCGTGAACACCCCCAATTCGTCCCACACCGCCGGCCACTTTGCCTCGATCGCCGCGAAACTGTAGGCGTTCTGCTCTGTTTCCTGCTGCGCGTTCTGCTCTGCGACTCGCTCTTCGCTCACCGTGCTTCTCTCCACTGAAATCCCGCCCTCCGGCATCCTGCTCCTGACACACAAAAGCCCCTCACACGGAGGGGCGGCCGCTTGCTGACCGGAGACCCGGCGGCAAGCGGCTATCGAAGGAGGAGGATGCCACGCATAGCCTTCATGGTACCGCAGGCCCGACGCACGACGGCGGGTGGCCGCCGCGCGCCGGGCGCGCGGAACGCGGGGCTACTTCACGTCGGCGTCGACCCAGTCCATCGACTTGGTGACGGCCTTCTTCCAAAGCCGCATCTGACGATCGCGTTCAGTGCCCTCCAACTGCGGGCTCCAGCGCCTGTCCTCACCCCAGTTGGCAGAGCACTCGCCGAGGTCCTTCCAGAAGCCCACGGCCAGGCCAGCCGCGTAGGCGGCGCCGAGGGCCGTGGTCTCGACGACCTTGGGCCGCACCACGTCGACGCCGAGGATGTCGGCCTGGAACTGCATGAGGGCGTCGTTGGCGACCATGCCGCCGTCGACCTTGAGCTCGGCGAGCGGGACGCCCGAGTCCGCGTTGACGGCGTCGAGCACCTCGCGCGTCTGGAACGCGGTCGCCTCGAGAGCGGCACGCGCGATGTGGCCCTTGTTCACGTAGCGCGTGAGGCCGACGATCGCTCCGCGGGCGTCGGCGCGCCAATAGGGCGCGAACAGGCCTGAGAAGGCCGGGACGATGTAGACGCCGCCATTGTCCTCGACGGACTTCGCAAGCGTCTCCACCTCCGGCGCGCTCGAGATCATGCCGAGGTTGTCGCGCAGCCACTGGATGAGCGAGCCCGTGACCGCGATGGAGCCCTCGAGTGCGTAGTGCGGCTTCGCGTCACCGAGCTTGTACCCGACCGTGGTCAGGAGCCCGTTCTTCGAGTGGACGA
Protein-coding sequences here:
- a CDS encoding DegV family protein, whose protein sequence is MAESTDLPAIAWLRRGWGRLRPGPAPAAAPSTPLPRIAVVTDSSAGLPDAWAAEFVRAECFADVVLPVMVGQDIFTEGEDVGTALSLALAAGAQVRTSRPSPGQFERVYRGFEEAGFEGIASLHLSGKLSGTVDAARLAAGRVGIPVEVVDSQTAGMALGFAVRAAVRAAARGAGLAEVRRAGEERLAGSEVLFYVPSLEQLRRGGRIGAAASLVGTVLAIKLILTIRDGLIVPLERIRTAAKAVPRLRELAVARASAALDPSIAVHYFGNRGEAEAFAASLASDLGVPAADVALSPLPAVLAAHTGLGVLAVVISPGADPRPHPLAVPLPVDALD
- the leuS gene encoding leucine--tRNA ligase; this encodes MSVERSTVSEERVAEQNAQQETEQNAYSFAAIEAKWPAVWDELGVFTPKDDGSRERRFVLDMFPYPSGDLHMGHAEAFAMGDVVARYLRLKGYDVLHPIGWDSFGLPAENAAIKRNAHPSEWTYANIETQAASFKRYGLSLDWSRRLHTSDPAYYRWTQWLFLRFYERGLAYRKNHPVNWCPKDQTVLANEQVVNGACERCGTPVTKKSLNQWYFKITDYADRLLDDMAELEGHWPERVLAMQRNWIGRSEGAHVRFAIEGTSEAEGGQARREVTVFTTRPDTLYGATFFVVAADADLAGELVSPEQAQALAEYQDRVKALSEIERQNTDREKTGVFLGRYAVNPLSGEKLPVWAADYVLADYGTGAIMAVPAHDQRDLDFAKAFGLPVRTVLDTGEEDPAVSGTATSGEGTLINSGALDGLSKAEGIAKAIETVESAGTGEGTVNYRLRDWLLSRQRFWGAPIPIIHCPVDGEVPVPDEQLPVRLPDDLRGEQLAPKGTSPLAAAEHWVNVECPRCGGPAKRDTDTMDTFVDSSWYYLRYVSPDYTEGPFDPEAAKRWMPVAQYVGGVEHAILHLLYSRFFMKVLKDMGLVDADEPFAALMNQGQVLNGGKAMSKSLGNGVDLGEQLDRFGVDAVRLTMVFASPPEDDVDWADVSPSGSAKFLARAWRLGQDVTSDPGTDPGTGDRALRTVTHRTLAEAAELVESHKFNVVVAKTMELVNATRKAIDGGPGGADPAVREAVETVAIILSLFAPYTAEDLWAALGHEPSVAGAAWPQYDPSLLVEETVTAVVQIQGKVRDRLEVAPDISEDALRELALASANVQRVLDGRGIRTVIVRAPKLVNIVPA